From the genome of Ziziphus jujuba cultivar Dongzao chromosome 4, ASM3175591v1:
CTTAAGCATTGAGTTTCTTCATATCAGTGTAATCTTtcctataataacaataatttctaTGACTGAAAcataagaacaaaaagaaatatttattattttgttttcatcattcattcatataaaaaaacagagagagagagagtgaaataCAAAATTGTTCATTGTTTTTGGGAGTTTGGGGTACTACTATTCTCATAAAGTAGTTGTTGTATCCTGAGAGATATTTGTCATCTATTAAACTGTTGAGCATCAGTGTGGGACGAAAATTGTCTTAAggtcaaaaaatcaaatttttgccTCGATTAAAATTTGACAGGttttttttatcatcttttTCTCATATGTTGGTATTTGATGTAAATGTATTTAGTAGAATAACAGATAGCTTATAATGTGACTcaacaaaacaatttttattaagaaaataatcctttcttttgaagaaaaaatagataaataatattaattattattattttatttaagaataaaataaatatacatgtaattaattaattagaactttaaaagAATCATTAGAGATCgattttacaattaaatatcTATCAAGTAGACATATATACCATCTACGTTGGAAACGTTTTCAATCTTTGTATCATAtatattgcaatatatatataaccattagAAATTgtctaaatacaaaaatatgaaaatctcCTAGCACCGATgacaatatatacaaaaaaggaaaaaagttaaGAAATTTTATCGGTCTATAAGAAGCACGGACGaagaaacaatatttttttcaaattcaattttatgtatttatatattttccattattctatatattttttgctgaattgcattattctatatatatatatatatatatatatatgtatttaaatcTCAACAGATTTttgttgcccaaaaaaaaaaaaaaaaggaactcaAATCAATTTTCGGATTCATTAGTATAATATGCTTATTAATATTCTCTGAAGTATTTCCCCATACTAAGCAAGctttgaattttgtatttactattttggaatattattttgattgtatgtatatatatattcttctacATCAACATCCACCGGTGCAGATGCAAGATCTAATATTTCATTCACCAAAGTTCAAACACAAATATTCATTCAAAGTTGATAAGATCAATGATTAATTGGTGTATACAAAACCATATTAATTCCATGTAATTAATGTGAGAAAGCACGCGtacatcaatatatattatttcatgaCCAATTTATCAACCCATTTGAGTCGACCTTCTACACAAGTATACAAAAGTCAATGCCAAAGCAGAAGACTTGCTCATGGTAGATAAAGGAATCCCATATTTTCCCTTCCCAATCATCCCTTTCAAAAATGGCCAAAGGCATAGCACTAACCACACACTACAAACGATCTCTAGTGGCCCTGACCCTTGCCCGCCATCAGCCGGTGGTCTCAACCCAAGCAATCCTATTGCCAGACTTGTCAACTGCACCAGCAAAATGGTTGTCACCGGCACAAAAATAGGAGACTTATCAAAGGTGAATCTTCCAGCTCTGGCATCGACACCATCATTGTCATCGTCGGTCGCAAATTGGTCCTTTTGTGTGACTTCAAAGACTGTCTCCGATATTCCTAAAAGTTTTAGTATCATCCTAATTACCCCAAAAAGCCATGCACTTGTTGATATTATCCGCCCCATTCTCTGGTTATTCCACCATGCTTTGATGGACTGGGAGGTTGCTATGTACTCTTGCAGATTGTATAGATTGAATATGACAAATAGAGCAATTGGTATGTAACAGGCTGTTTCTTCTAACTACATTaataaacacaataaaataaaaacccaattgCATTTAACAaggattcaaaaaaagaaaaaaaaaaaaaaagaaaaaaacaaacaaacaaacaaacttcTGTAATGTAATTAGGTGAATTTCATAACACAAAGTTCATACAATACTTTATTAGGATTTATGCTGATAtgtcaattattaatttgatttgtttaaattattgacttttcaaaaaaaaaaaagtataaaaaaaaaacccttaaatGCAGCTGATTAAGAAATGTCACATCAACATAGATTTCTATTagtaataaactaaaaaatattttttattcaatagtTGTAATAAATATGATGTTTAGGGTCaaccatatttaaaaaaaatagaaaaatagaaaaagaaaaagcgctTGAAGTAATAGGTAATTATATTGCTTCGAATAATGATTCTTCGAATTATTCATtcctataaaatataataataagtaaataaacgtAAAGGACTATGCTCACCTTGGGCAGAAAATTAGAGTTTGTGATAAGACAATACGCGGGTAGAATAGCATAGCAGAGTTCAGGAATCGAGCAGAAGCCCCAGAATAGGAGATACAAGTAAGCCAAACACTGTCTGAATTGGAGATTGCCAAAAAGAGTATGAATTATCGGGCAGTTTTTGCTGATTAGGATTTCAAGTAGGCCTGTGGCCCACCTTTTCTGTTGGGTCAAAGAATCTGGCCCACTAGTAGGTGCACATCCTAGAAAGGCCGGTGGTTCCGGAAAATAAATTACTGATTTCCAACCTCTTGCATGGATGCTCAACCCAGTTTGGATATCTTCTGATGTGGATCCGTATATCCAACCCGCCTAATTCcatatcaaattaactttatattaaaattttaatatttcgaaTTTCCGTTGTGttcgaaaataaataaaatttaccaaacaaaaaatgaaatgaatccAAGTGGCaagctaataaaataatacgaaattataaaataattaggtCACAGCAATGTTTCTCGTAAgttctatattatataaaaacttaatcatgtaacatagaaattaaattgtgAGTTTtgctaattttggttttatagTCTGTAAACAAACCCTCAATATTTGATAGGTTTACCTTGGAACCCCACCTAGAACCATACTCGTATCTACAGCCGGCAACTTGGTAGGCAGCTTCAATGGATTTCCTAATACCCTGCGCATGATCTGCAGGTTGTTCTTTCAAAGCATCAGCGGCTGTTTCCACGAACTCCTTTGAGCTTCCGAAAACTTGAACTAATTCCTCGCCAGTCATATTTTCTAGGAAAGAAATATTAGGAAACATCCAATGAGAAAATCCAAGTGAAAGTCCTTTGGGccttaaaattaacaataataggaaTACCCATTATCAAAGTGCAGAAATCGGCAAGTATTTAATTAACTTGTCCATCCATGTCACAATAATTTTGGTGcgacatataattaatataaacgaTCATATCAATTTTGTTGTGATGTAGATTTGCAAGTTATTGTGCATGTCTGCTTCGCGGACTGATATTGATTATTTGTATTACTATTTAGGATATCCGCaatggataaaaaataaataaataaataaaaataaaagagtgaTTAGAATATGGAAAAGCAAATTAGGTGGTAAAATAGGTGTAGTACCATTTATAGCTGTAGATTTTGGTCTTCTAGTTTGTTTATCATATGGAGACGCACCATATATGACTTTTCGTCTATGAAAACATCCTGTTCCCGCATAAAATGCTCCTTGAAGTCCTGCTGCTCCCTTTCCCATATACTAACACCATAAATGAAAATCATGaaattactcaaaaaaaaaaattagttaattaaattatgatcACTCAACAAtccaccaatatatatatatatatatatatgtaaatgttaTTACCacaaataagattttatttcAGTTTATTTACTActattgtatatgtttttataGTTGTAATTTCACATAGAAATTAAGGAAATTGAACCTCAAATAGAACGACCAACTGGTTGCCAAATGGGTCATCCTTTAGCCCATCGTAGAAGATCTGTGGAAATTGAACAAATGCAAGGTCGTTTTGGCCCTTGGAGTTAAGAAGGAAACACATTGCATGAAGAAAAAGTTTTGGATTGTTGGCATGCATGTCGCAGTCTACGTTCAGCATATATGGAGCATTCGTCATCAACCCAGAGACCCTCGTctgcattttaaaatatatatatatatatatatatattccattccaaaaaaaattaataaaaaaaagttaaaaagaaagtaATTAAACACAATTAAGGAAATCTAGTActaaacaaaagcaattaaaattttaaaaaaaaaaagtttaccaaAACATTCATGGCCCCGGCTTTATAGTGGTGTGGATGCTTTGGATGTTTCTCTCGGGAAATATAAATTAGATGTGGAAGCCCACCTGAGAGTCTTTCCTTGTTCTCCCATATTACCttcaacaatataatataattataattataatatatataagttattgGCACTAGTTTCAaacaccaagaaaaaaaatatcccTTATGATAAATGGGCCAGCCCACCTTGATTATGGTTGGATGATTTCTTCTTTCAATGTCGGCAAAAGCTTCAAATTCACCGCTAAGTTCACATGGCGTTGGTTTTTGGGCAGCATTCTCTATCTTGTGGCGAAGCTTTTCGTACTCATCCTGTAACACATGAGGACCACAAATTTCTTTCGGAtcgattttaattattattaattttaaaaagaaaaataatgacaaTGTCTTTTTTATGCCGTACTAGAGTACAAATTACCTTCACAAGTTTCCATTCTTGAAGGAACTCTTTTGAATTTTCACGGGATGAGGTGGAATAGTTTCTATTGGAGAAGTATCTAAAAGGAGCTCTAAgttgaatattatatttcttacAAAATGGAATCCATTGCTTGGCAAAGTTGGACGCTTGGATGAGAGAGTAGAGGATGAGAGGGGAACAACCATCGTCCGAAACGTAGCAAGCTAGCTTGTGAGCTGGATAATCAACTGCTAACAAAGACAGCACCGTGTTTATGGTGATGATCGGTGGTTCCAGAACTGGATCCGCTGTTGTCACAAACACATCCACAGGTGGAAGCTCGGCCACCCTgatatacaataattttattcaaaaatttaaaatagttactAAATATATCTCTTTTAATCTTACATGTacatatacagatatatatatatatatataaacacacatatatataactttagCATATTGTGGATAAAGTCGCAAAACGCACAccttaattacattttatgaCCAGAATAATATGttctataaattatatgtaattaaatatcggatatctattataaatttaaatcaaattagcATGATTGATGATAGTGAATTTACCTTTGCAAGAGGCGGTCTTGGTAGGTTTTGTATCTAACACGGCTCCATTTGATGTTCATTATCATGAGCCAGCAGAAAGTAAACCAAAGCTCGCATAGGAAAGCCAGGACCCAAGAAAAACCATGGTTTGTCAGGGAGAGGAGACGATAAAGGAGGATAGAGAGGAGGAGGGTGAGGATTATGATGTCGAAAGCATTTTTTATGCTACTTTTGAGAGAAATTCTTTCATATAGAGGAAGAGAAATTTTTGCGCTTCccattttaaaactatattttgatatataccaCAGAATTGATCAAGGTAAtgctatgtgtgtgtgtatatatgtagcAATTATGCTATGCTATGGAAGTGGAATTTGTGTTCTTCCTGCTCATTGCACCGTGGACCATTTGTTGTGTGTGGCATAGgattattccaaatatagttgGTGACgtcaaataaaaaacagaatcatAGAAAGGTTATGGAAGATGAACCATTGTAACATGTATCATTAATTACTGACCCGTGGAAGCCAAAGacgacaaataataataataataataataaaattaaaagagtttttgaataaattttagttgaaatatttagttatattatttttatattaaaattttaaaaataaattttttttattaataattatttatattattcacacacaaattttataaataatatttaattaataataatataaattaaatagaataaattaaattaaataatataaataaattttatttattaaatatcgatATCTTATTACGTTATCAATGACTCAATTTTGATATGTACATGCAAAGTAGCGTACGGACAAAGCTAATGAGCTGTTTCTGAAGGGAATTTTCTCCACCTATTCTTCGCCTTCATACATCAGGATGAgacaatttcttttctttttttttttctttttttttttttttgtgtggtgGTATTCAATATgagaaaattacacacacagagagagagagagagagagagagagagagagagagagagagagagagagagagagagagagagattatatatttaaaaattacacaAACAATTAGTTTCTATATCTAGTGGAAAAGACAAAACGTGTAGTCAAAGCTCAAATTATTGATAGATTGTATGGTAATGTATAGTCAAAGCTCATCTTGTTGGAGAAACAGGTTTTCAAACCTGGAAGATTCATAGACTCAACATCGATTTgtgtaaattattaattatgggctattgaataatattaaagttgtacataaaaaataataataatattcaaagaTTCATAAAGATAGATTGAGGAAACCTATTAACATTAGCTGTGATGCTTGACTACATTGACTGCAGTGTTTTTAAACTTGCATTCCCCTAAACTTAAAATTCCTTAGTCAAATTAATTCATTccaattcaatattttaaaatagcaacaaaattaaatttctaattttacaAGTTGGATTTTTTTGCCCAGACCAATATTTTGGATTATATGTATGGACCTAACTAGtgatgaaaatattgatatcGATAGTAATAtcgaaaatatgattttatgaaaatattgatggaaatatcgatatcgacagaaatatcgataaattat
Proteins encoded in this window:
- the LOC107417546 gene encoding cellulose synthase-like protein H1: MGSAKISLPLYERISLKSSIKNAFDIIILTLLLSILLYRLLSLTNHGFSWVLAFLCELWFTFCWLMIMNIKWSRVRYKTYQDRLLQRVAELPPVDVFVTTADPVLEPPIITINTVLSLLAVDYPAHKLACYVSDDGCSPLILYSLIQASNFAKQWIPFCKKYNIQLRAPFRYFSNRNYSTSSRENSKEFLQEWKLVKDEYEKLRHKIENAAQKPTPCELSGEFEAFADIERRNHPTIIKVIWENKERLSGGLPHLIYISREKHPKHPHHYKAGAMNVLTRVSGLMTNAPYMLNVDCDMHANNPKLFLHAMCFLLNSKGQNDLAFVQFPQIFYDGLKDDPFGNQLVVLFEYMGKGAAGLQGAFYAGTGCFHRRKVIYGASPYDKQTRRPKSTAINENMTGEELVQVFGSSKEFVETAADALKEQPADHAQGIRKSIEAAYQVAGCRYEYGSRWGSKAGWIYGSTSEDIQTGLSIHARGWKSVIYFPEPPAFLGCAPTSGPDSLTQQKRWATGLLEILISKNCPIIHTLFGNLQFRQCLAYLYLLFWGFCSIPELCYAILPAYCLITNSNFLPKLEETACYIPIALFVIFNLYNLQEYIATSQSIKAWWNNQRMGRIISTSAWLFGVIRMILKLLGISETVFEVTQKDQFATDDDNDGVDARAGRFTFDKSPIFVPVTTILLVQLTSLAIGLLGLRPPADGGQGSGPLEIVCSVWLVLCLWPFLKGMIGKGKYGIPLSTMSKSSALALTFVYLCRRSTQMG